A single window of Streptomyces griseoviridis DNA harbors:
- a CDS encoding helix-turn-helix transcriptional regulator, whose translation MTVTELGQALRRWRDRVEPASAGLPAGGRRRAAGLRREELALLAGISVDYVTRLEQGRAAHPSGQVVEALARALRLSGDERALLFRLAGLVPPGPERVPAYLTPSVQRLLDRLVNVPVGVYDAGLTLLLANPMYAALMGDPSGWSGFERNSVWRAFLGPGGRVRHTPDELRDFRTGLVSQLRAATARYPADPELRRLVAELRSHSPLFAGLWEEGTVVRNEGARKTVDHPHVGALTLDCDILHVTGNDLTLLIYTAEPGTEDAERLDLLAVLGTQSLVG comes from the coding sequence ATGACCGTCACGGAGCTTGGGCAGGCGCTGCGCCGCTGGCGCGACCGGGTCGAGCCGGCGTCGGCCGGGCTCCCGGCCGGGGGGCGCCGGCGCGCGGCCGGGCTGCGGCGCGAGGAGCTGGCGCTGCTCGCGGGCATCTCCGTCGACTACGTCACCCGCCTCGAACAGGGCCGGGCGGCCCACCCGTCCGGGCAGGTCGTGGAGGCCCTGGCGCGGGCGCTGCGGCTGTCGGGGGACGAGCGGGCGCTGCTGTTCCGGCTGGCCGGCCTGGTGCCACCGGGTCCCGAGCGGGTACCGGCGTACCTCACCCCGAGCGTGCAGCGGCTGCTCGACCGGCTGGTGAACGTGCCGGTGGGGGTGTACGACGCGGGGTTGACGCTGCTGCTGGCCAACCCGATGTACGCGGCGCTGATGGGCGACCCGTCCGGCTGGAGCGGCTTCGAGCGCAACAGCGTCTGGCGCGCCTTCCTGGGACCCGGCGGCCGGGTCAGGCACACCCCGGACGAGCTGCGGGACTTCCGCACGGGACTGGTGTCGCAGCTGCGTGCGGCCACCGCGCGCTATCCGGCCGACCCCGAACTGCGGCGCCTGGTAGCGGAGTTGCGCTCGCACAGCCCGCTGTTCGCCGGGCTGTGGGAGGAGGGCACGGTGGTGCGGAACGAGGGTGCGCGCAAGACCGTCGACCATCCGCACGTGGGTGCGCTGACCCTGGACTGCGACATCCTCCACGTCACCGGCAACGATCTGACGCTGCTGATCTACACGGCCGAGCCGGGCACCGAGGACGCGGAGCGGCTCGACCTGCTGGCTGTCCTCGGCACCCAGTCCCTGGTGGGGTGA
- a CDS encoding AbfB domain-containing protein — MTLPRSAPPSRRALLRALAALPASALVLGEAPGLLGTARAAAPPSGSATRYTIVPFLNSDDGTVNVYQSDDATDFRLLKSSAYRPPSNRIRDASVLKHTDGFYYVTYTTHTWQDVSTTIGFARSADRLNWTWLYDHPVPISGLSRAWAPEWFVDSDGSVGVVVSCSVTSDEWIFTPYLLKAADPALTAWSSPVALSGIGANHIDTYLVRTGSTYHAFTKNETTKYIEYATASRATGPYTLSRTGDWAGWGSYREGPSVIQLDNGAWRIFFDGYGDGSYYYSDSYDTFATWSAPKALPVLSGTARHFTVIKETVSGGPAVTKNVKGSLQSVNYPTRYWQAQSGLLNLPVVTASSTAAEKQASVFTVVAGLADPGGFSFVAPSGAYLRHWDFRGRFDADDGTSTFAKDATFVARTGSATGSVRFESYNYPGSYLRHYNYQLRVDRSDGTDTFRQDSSFKVTTAWA, encoded by the coding sequence GTGACCCTGCCCCGCTCCGCACCGCCGTCCCGCCGCGCCCTGCTGCGCGCGCTGGCCGCCCTGCCCGCCTCGGCGCTCGTCCTGGGCGAGGCGCCAGGACTCCTCGGCACCGCCCGCGCCGCCGCGCCGCCGAGCGGCTCCGCCACCCGGTACACCATCGTGCCGTTCCTCAACAGCGACGACGGCACGGTGAACGTCTACCAGTCCGACGACGCCACCGACTTCCGGCTGCTCAAGTCCTCCGCGTACCGGCCGCCGAGCAACAGGATCAGGGACGCCAGCGTCCTCAAGCACACCGACGGCTTCTACTACGTCACCTACACCACGCACACCTGGCAGGACGTGAGCACCACCATCGGCTTCGCCCGCAGCGCCGACCGGCTCAACTGGACCTGGCTGTACGACCATCCGGTGCCGATCAGCGGCCTCTCCCGGGCCTGGGCGCCGGAGTGGTTCGTCGACAGCGACGGCAGCGTCGGCGTCGTCGTCTCCTGCTCGGTCACCAGCGACGAGTGGATCTTCACGCCGTATCTGCTGAAGGCCGCCGACCCGGCCCTCACCGCGTGGAGTTCACCGGTCGCCCTGTCCGGCATCGGCGCCAACCACATCGACACCTACCTCGTGAGGACCGGCTCGACCTACCACGCGTTCACCAAGAACGAGACGACCAAGTACATCGAGTACGCCACCGCGAGCCGCGCGACCGGCCCCTACACCCTGTCGCGGACCGGCGACTGGGCCGGCTGGGGCAGCTACCGCGAGGGCCCGTCCGTCATCCAGCTCGACAACGGCGCCTGGCGGATCTTCTTCGACGGCTACGGCGACGGCTCCTACTACTACAGCGACAGCTACGACACCTTCGCCACCTGGAGCGCCCCGAAGGCCCTGCCCGTCCTCTCCGGTACGGCACGGCACTTCACCGTCATCAAGGAGACGGTGTCCGGCGGACCGGCCGTCACCAAGAACGTCAAGGGGTCCCTCCAGTCCGTCAACTACCCCACCCGCTACTGGCAGGCGCAGTCCGGGCTGCTCAACCTCCCCGTGGTGACGGCGTCCAGCACCGCCGCCGAGAAGCAGGCGTCCGTCTTCACGGTCGTCGCGGGGCTGGCCGACCCGGGCGGCTTCTCGTTCGTCGCCCCGTCCGGCGCCTATCTGCGCCACTGGGACTTCCGGGGCCGCTTCGACGCCGACGACGGCACGTCGACGTTCGCCAAGGACGCGACGTTCGTCGCCCGCACCGGATCGGCCACCGGCTCGGTCAGGTTCGAGTCGTACAACTACCCCGGCTCCTACCTGCGCCACTACAACTACCAGCTCCGCGTGGACCGTTCTGACGGCACCGACACCTTCCGGCAGGACAGCTCGTTCAAGGTGACGACCGCCTGGGCGTGA
- a CDS encoding TetR/AcrR family transcriptional regulator, which translates to MASMSEQPPHTPAEEPAWKRRAVERSTQAAKRRAEERVDRFLDAARAVVAEKGTTDFTVQEVVDRSRQSLRSFYQHFDGKHELLLALFEDAMATTAVRLRTAAAGQHDPRERLRCVVRELFESVRPSPAGARRPLFADFAPRLLVSHPRATGAAVAPVVAVFAALTAELEPTGLLRTGVDPRRVAELTVRTVLFAAQPGGRDGEAPLTADEVWDFCAHGLLRG; encoded by the coding sequence ATGGCATCGATGTCGGAGCAGCCTCCGCACACCCCCGCCGAGGAGCCCGCCTGGAAGCGGCGCGCCGTCGAACGGTCCACGCAGGCGGCCAAGCGCCGGGCCGAGGAGCGGGTGGACCGGTTCCTGGACGCGGCGCGGGCGGTGGTCGCGGAGAAGGGCACGACCGACTTCACCGTGCAGGAGGTCGTCGACCGGTCGCGTCAGTCGCTGCGGAGCTTCTACCAACACTTCGACGGCAAGCACGAGTTGCTGCTCGCCCTCTTCGAGGACGCGATGGCCACGACCGCCGTGCGGCTGCGTACCGCCGCCGCGGGGCAGCACGATCCGCGGGAGCGACTCCGGTGCGTGGTGCGGGAGTTGTTCGAGAGCGTCCGGCCCTCCCCGGCCGGGGCCCGGCGTCCGCTGTTCGCCGACTTCGCGCCCCGGCTGCTGGTGTCGCACCCGCGCGCGACGGGGGCGGCCGTCGCGCCGGTGGTCGCGGTGTTCGCCGCGCTGACGGCGGAGCTGGAGCCAACGGGCTTGCTGCGTACGGGAGTCGACCCGCGCCGGGTCGCGGAGCTGACCGTCAGGACCGTGCTGTTCGCCGCCCAGCCCGGCGGCCGGGACGGGGAGGCCCCGCTCACGGCCGACGAGGTCTGGGACTTCTGCGCCCACGGACTCCTGCGCGGGTAG
- a CDS encoding protein kinase family protein codes for MPQSTAPCDPARLAAHTRAGAALARLDDHRLADLVSRAPALGTGIGGRAATLEVAGVRVFIKRVPLTDLERRPEHVRSTANLFGLPPHYQYGIGSSGFGAWREVAAHLTTTAWVLSGAYQGFPLLHHWRVLPDGPPTGFVDFLGGIDGAVAHWEGSPAVRRRLEAVAGARASLVLFLEFVPHTLADRLAADAVSRTWAERELLRGTAFMSGRGFVHFDAHFANLLTDGRRLYFADLGLALDSRFELTANEREFHAEHLVYDRSHSLTHLLRHHVLDRVRGGRDLGAFLRAWTEGRRPDDVPADLAGIVDRHAATALLFDAFAHRLLTRGRRTPFPGAALRRSLSAPEPDTDPEPDTEPGPRRDQGPSTSSTR; via the coding sequence ATGCCGCAGAGCACCGCACCGTGCGATCCCGCCCGGCTGGCGGCCCACACCCGGGCGGGCGCGGCGCTCGCCCGGCTCGACGACCACCGGCTCGCCGACCTCGTGTCCCGCGCGCCCGCCCTGGGCACCGGCATCGGCGGCCGGGCGGCCACGCTGGAGGTGGCGGGCGTCCGGGTCTTCATCAAACGCGTCCCCCTGACCGACCTCGAACGGCGCCCGGAACACGTCCGTTCGACGGCCAACCTCTTCGGGCTGCCCCCGCACTACCAGTACGGCATCGGCTCGTCGGGCTTCGGCGCCTGGCGTGAGGTGGCCGCCCATCTCACGACCACCGCGTGGGTGCTGAGCGGCGCCTACCAGGGCTTCCCGCTGCTGCATCACTGGCGGGTGCTGCCCGACGGTCCGCCGACCGGGTTCGTCGACTTCCTGGGCGGGATCGACGGGGCGGTCGCGCACTGGGAGGGCTCGCCCGCGGTACGGCGGCGCCTGGAGGCCGTCGCCGGGGCCCGCGCGAGCCTGGTCCTGTTCCTGGAGTTCGTGCCGCACACCCTCGCCGACCGGCTCGCCGCGGACGCCGTCTCCCGCACCTGGGCGGAACGCGAACTGCTCCGGGGTACCGCGTTCATGAGCGGGCGCGGCTTCGTCCACTTCGACGCGCACTTCGCCAACCTGCTGACCGACGGCCGCCGTCTCTACTTCGCCGACCTCGGCCTCGCCCTCGACTCCCGCTTCGAACTCACCGCGAACGAAAGGGAGTTTCACGCCGAGCACCTGGTGTACGACCGTAGCCACAGCCTCACCCATCTGCTCCGCCACCATGTCCTCGACCGGGTGCGCGGCGGCCGGGACCTCGGTGCCTTCCTGCGGGCCTGGACCGAGGGCCGACGGCCCGACGACGTGCCCGCCGACCTCGCCGGGATCGTCGACCGGCACGCCGCGACCGCCCTGCTCTTCGACGCGTTCGCCCACCGCCTGCTCACCCGCGGCAGACGCACCCCGTTCCCCGGCGCCGCGCTGCGACGCTCCCTGTCCGCACCCGAGCCGGACACGGACCCCGAGCCGGACACCGAGCCCGGACCGCGCCGGGACCAGGGGCCGTCGACCTCGTCCACTCGTTGA
- a CDS encoding fructosamine kinase family protein, which yields MDDCDEGPAEAAARITGRGVGATHRHSDLLAEVRLDDGRSVMVKRADAPDAVRAEAAGLRWLADSATVRVPLVHGDDPRWLVTELVATGRPTTHSAHRFGRDLAALHASGAPEFGAPPPGGPVDAYIGLAPMRNIPGDNWPRWYAEQRVLPYLRTAVDGGVVLPAESADVERVCERLPELAGPAEPPARLHGDLWHGNVVWGREGTAWLIDPAAHGGHRETDLAMLSLFGCPFLDGVLDGYRAAAPLADGWEERVGLHQLFPLLVHAVLFGRGFAEQAVAVARTALAR from the coding sequence GTGGACGACTGTGACGAAGGGCCCGCCGAGGCCGCCGCGCGGATCACCGGCCGCGGGGTCGGCGCGACCCACCGGCACTCCGACCTGCTCGCCGAAGTACGCCTGGACGACGGGCGGTCGGTGATGGTCAAACGCGCGGACGCGCCCGACGCCGTCCGGGCCGAGGCGGCGGGGCTGCGCTGGCTGGCCGACAGCGCCACGGTCCGCGTGCCGCTCGTGCACGGCGACGACCCGCGCTGGCTGGTCACCGAACTGGTGGCGACCGGACGCCCGACGACCCACTCCGCGCACCGCTTCGGACGGGACCTGGCCGCCCTGCACGCCTCGGGCGCACCGGAGTTCGGCGCCCCGCCGCCCGGCGGGCCCGTGGACGCCTACATCGGGCTCGCCCCGATGCGCAACATCCCGGGGGACAACTGGCCGCGCTGGTACGCCGAGCAGCGCGTCCTGCCCTATCTGCGGACGGCCGTCGACGGCGGTGTCGTCCTGCCCGCCGAGTCCGCCGACGTGGAGCGGGTCTGCGAGCGGCTGCCCGAACTGGCCGGGCCGGCCGAGCCGCCCGCCCGGCTGCACGGCGACCTGTGGCACGGCAACGTCGTCTGGGGCCGCGAGGGCACCGCCTGGCTGATCGACCCGGCCGCGCACGGCGGACACCGGGAGACCGATCTGGCGATGCTCAGCCTCTTCGGCTGCCCCTTCCTCGACGGCGTCCTCGACGGCTACCGGGCCGCGGCGCCGCTCGCCGACGGCTGGGAGGAACGGGTCGGGCTGCACCAGCTCTTCCCGCTGCTGGTGCACGCCGTGCTCTTCGGCAGGGGCTTCGCCGAACAGGCCGTGGCGGTGGCCAGGACGGCGCTGGCGCGGTAG
- a CDS encoding TerD family protein, which produces MSQRLAQLVVRHTLRLPRPAGSPGQGAVAARQFDAALMAAGFKLSAELLESLSGLSEAAVVHTAVRTLRTVREMAGDHVRHNAYFVDFPANVPDTLDFWRECVIEALADPAARERTLDRLSIGVVNLLTLPSYGRYPHTYTELLAAHDELIAAAGDRVTVLHLGGPAEEEIRALYLALAGSRTPLGDDVLPDLRALAAHCVDGPQPAAIPVRENRALVNEARLTAGAPLLLDTVTDVLRLARALSGGTVTLQEPTRFTTLPRPVRRALLAGLDSVVAASPAKLADVHAHREQWKRLGERLHPHEYPRWPHAADVFAVARGDLEARTFDSRVEELLAADDVVGAARLLESAPGRLLRSLDRLLRTAGTPRERDAVAAAAEEAAPRVAGRVVLAVREHLHNRPAASGKRRVFVNRAGRAWVASDSRRRLPAPERERLLAAFDAEIGRRLPTPERLLVDPDVLGVALPLSGRATTAGLGVLPRGSVTRVDGELLRFFVYWKEACRTTDFDLSAILLDGSYRTVSWLSYTALSSLDGEHSGDITSAPEGASEFINLRLGKARCTFIVPQVDIFAGEGFDEVEESFFGFMLRDGEQRGRPFEPRTVRMKSELRGPGKVALPLVFRRERDGRWTALWLHLYLRGMPSANRVEANKVTVENLLRPLVERRPLTVGYLVDLMAARGATVTELDGGALPDGPVTYLGLARPEGLHPDSVVITPENLRDIIPA; this is translated from the coding sequence ATGTCCCAGCGCCTCGCACAGTTGGTCGTCCGGCACACCCTCCGACTCCCCCGCCCCGCCGGTTCCCCCGGCCAAGGGGCGGTCGCGGCACGGCAGTTCGACGCCGCCCTGATGGCGGCCGGGTTCAAGCTCTCCGCTGAGCTGCTGGAGTCGCTGTCCGGCCTGTCCGAGGCGGCGGTCGTCCACACGGCGGTCCGCACCCTGCGCACGGTCAGGGAGATGGCCGGCGACCACGTCCGGCACAACGCCTACTTCGTCGACTTCCCCGCGAACGTGCCGGACACCCTCGACTTCTGGCGGGAGTGCGTCATCGAGGCGCTCGCCGACCCGGCGGCCCGCGAGCGCACCCTCGACCGGCTGAGCATCGGCGTGGTGAACCTGCTGACGCTCCCCTCGTACGGCCGCTACCCGCACACGTACACCGAACTGCTGGCCGCGCACGACGAGTTGATCGCGGCGGCGGGCGACCGGGTGACCGTGCTGCATCTCGGCGGCCCGGCCGAGGAGGAGATCCGCGCGCTGTACCTGGCGCTCGCCGGCAGCCGCACACCGCTCGGCGATGACGTGCTGCCCGACCTGAGGGCGCTCGCCGCGCACTGCGTGGACGGCCCGCAGCCCGCGGCGATCCCGGTCAGGGAGAACCGGGCACTGGTGAACGAGGCCCGGCTGACGGCGGGCGCGCCGCTGCTCCTGGACACCGTCACCGACGTGCTGCGGCTGGCCCGCGCGCTGTCCGGCGGCACGGTGACCCTCCAGGAGCCCACCCGCTTCACCACGTTGCCGCGCCCGGTGCGGCGCGCGCTGCTCGCGGGCCTCGACTCCGTGGTGGCGGCGTCCCCCGCCAAGCTGGCCGACGTGCACGCGCACCGCGAGCAGTGGAAGCGGCTCGGTGAGCGGCTGCACCCGCACGAGTACCCGCGGTGGCCGCACGCGGCCGACGTGTTCGCCGTCGCCCGCGGCGACCTGGAGGCGCGGACGTTCGACAGCCGCGTCGAGGAACTCCTCGCCGCCGACGACGTCGTGGGGGCCGCGCGGCTGCTGGAGTCGGCGCCCGGACGGCTGCTGCGCTCCCTCGACCGGCTGCTGCGGACGGCCGGCACACCGCGGGAGCGGGACGCCGTGGCGGCCGCGGCCGAGGAGGCCGCGCCGCGGGTCGCCGGGCGGGTGGTGCTCGCGGTGCGCGAGCACCTGCACAACCGGCCCGCGGCGAGCGGCAAGCGCCGGGTGTTCGTCAACCGGGCGGGCCGCGCCTGGGTCGCCTCCGACAGCCGGCGGCGGCTGCCCGCACCGGAGCGCGAGCGGCTGCTCGCCGCCTTCGACGCCGAGATCGGCCGCCGACTCCCCACCCCGGAGCGGCTGTTGGTCGATCCGGACGTCCTGGGCGTGGCGCTGCCGCTCAGCGGAAGAGCGACGACGGCCGGGCTCGGCGTGCTGCCGCGCGGTTCGGTGACCCGGGTGGACGGCGAGCTGCTGCGGTTCTTCGTGTACTGGAAGGAGGCGTGCCGGACCACCGACTTCGATCTGTCGGCGATCCTTCTCGACGGCTCGTACAGGACGGTTTCCTGGCTGTCGTACACGGCGCTGTCGTCGCTCGACGGCGAGCACTCCGGTGACATCACCAGCGCTCCCGAGGGCGCGTCGGAGTTCATCAACCTCCGCCTGGGCAAGGCTCGTTGCACGTTCATCGTGCCGCAGGTCGACATCTTCGCGGGCGAGGGCTTCGACGAGGTGGAGGAGTCCTTCTTCGGCTTCATGCTGCGCGACGGCGAGCAGCGGGGCCGGCCGTTCGAGCCGCGCACCGTCCGTATGAAGTCGGAGCTGCGCGGCCCCGGCAAGGTCGCCCTGCCGCTGGTGTTCCGGCGTGAGCGCGACGGCCGGTGGACGGCGCTCTGGCTGCACCTGTACCTGCGGGGGATGCCGTCGGCCAACCGGGTCGAGGCGAACAAGGTCACGGTCGAGAACCTGCTTCGGCCCCTCGTGGAGCGCCGTCCGCTGACCGTCGGGTACCTCGTCGACCTGATGGCGGCGCGCGGTGCGACGGTGACGGAACTGGACGGCGGGGCGCTGCCGGACGGGCCCGTGACGTACCTCGGCCTGGCGCGTCCCGAGGGGCTGCACCCGGACTCCGTCGTCATCACGCCGGAAAATCTGCGCGACATCATCCCGGCCTGA
- a CDS encoding acyltransferase family protein — protein MTRDRCVDFLRAWAIVSVVAGHWLITALRHGSDGGITAPELLADVPWTRWLTPLFQIMPLFFLAGGHAAGGSWDRARAGGATVTGWVGRRAVRLLLPTAAYSAPVLLAVAVSAALGVDSDTLALVGWAMAMQFWFLPVYLLVSALTPVLYGAHARWGLAVPATLGALAVAVGTLSLTADLPRLGLLNHLLVWAVAYQLGFCWRDGRLDGHRPLALALGGGAAFAALVALGPFPLSLILVTGEPVSNTDPPSVAMLAWVLAQCGLCLLAVPGLRRLLAPDGVRRLVGPVGGVSMTLYLWHMLPVLVVAAALYLPGLAPEPAVGSAAWWALRVPWLLLLAVLLAAVTAVVRPVEGALVDRYEQARPDGARCRPWLLWPGLAVSAVVLTRFAAHGFAEDGRFPALPALGLAAGTALVLLHRRRGAPPAGRPAPSALEEAA, from the coding sequence ATGACGAGAGACCGCTGTGTCGACTTCCTGCGTGCGTGGGCGATCGTCTCGGTCGTGGCGGGCCACTGGCTGATCACCGCCCTGCGACACGGCTCCGACGGCGGGATCACCGCCCCCGAACTCCTCGCCGACGTCCCCTGGACGCGGTGGCTGACCCCGCTGTTCCAGATCATGCCGCTGTTCTTCCTCGCGGGCGGCCACGCGGCCGGCGGCTCCTGGGACCGGGCGCGGGCCGGCGGCGCCACCGTCACCGGCTGGGTGGGCCGCCGCGCCGTCCGGCTGCTGCTGCCGACCGCCGCGTACAGCGCCCCCGTGCTGCTCGCCGTCGCGGTGAGCGCCGCGCTCGGCGTCGACTCGGACACCCTCGCCCTCGTCGGCTGGGCGATGGCCATGCAGTTCTGGTTCCTGCCGGTGTATCTGCTGGTCAGCGCCCTGACGCCGGTCCTGTACGGGGCGCACGCGCGCTGGGGTCTCGCGGTCCCCGCCACGCTCGGGGCGCTCGCCGTGGCCGTCGGCACCCTCTCCCTGACCGCCGACCTGCCCCGTCTCGGACTCCTCAACCACCTCCTCGTCTGGGCCGTCGCCTACCAACTCGGCTTCTGCTGGCGCGACGGCAGGCTCGACGGCCACCGCCCCCTGGCCCTCGCGCTGGGCGGCGGCGCGGCCTTCGCGGCGCTGGTCGCGCTCGGCCCGTTCCCGCTCAGCCTGATCCTGGTGACAGGCGAGCCCGTCTCCAACACCGATCCGCCCTCGGTGGCGATGCTCGCCTGGGTCCTCGCGCAGTGCGGCCTCTGCCTGCTCGCCGTCCCCGGCCTGCGCCGCCTGCTCGCACCCGACGGCGTCCGGCGCCTGGTGGGCCCGGTCGGCGGGGTCAGCATGACCCTCTACCTCTGGCACATGCTGCCCGTCCTCGTCGTCGCCGCGGCCCTCTACCTGCCCGGCCTCGCCCCCGAACCCGCGGTGGGCTCCGCCGCCTGGTGGGCGCTGCGGGTGCCGTGGCTGCTGCTGCTCGCCGTCCTCCTGGCGGCGGTCACGGCCGTGGTGCGGCCGGTGGAGGGCGCGCTCGTCGACCGCTACGAGCAGGCCAGGCCCGACGGCGCCCGCTGCCGGCCCTGGCTGCTCTGGCCGGGACTCGCCGTGAGCGCCGTCGTGCTGACCCGCTTCGCCGCCCACGGGTTCGCCGAGGACGGCCGGTTCCCCGCCCTGCCCGCGCTGGGCCTCGCGGCGGGCACGGCGCTGGTGCTGCTGCACCGCAGGCGCGGAGCACCGCCCGCCGGGCGCCCGGCCCCGTCCGCGCTCGAAGAGGCGGCCTGA
- a CDS encoding NUDIX domain-containing protein produces MPRLPIGPRTLDAAFLEVRRAEHGRDAALAWLGAPGAAREGPLGCEVWVFDPSLTQVVLVRHRVRGWVPPGGQVEDGETLREAALRELAEETGLRAELLAAPAAATLRVYRPEGQPVMSVSFVAVLDRVIPLRPEAGQPARWWPLDLPWTGWFAEDRPRMTDRAVRLAAARSAGRS; encoded by the coding sequence ATGCCTCGCCTACCGATCGGACCCCGCACCCTCGACGCCGCGTTCCTCGAAGTCCGGCGCGCGGAGCACGGCCGCGACGCCGCCCTCGCGTGGCTCGGGGCGCCCGGAGCGGCCCGCGAGGGGCCGTTGGGCTGCGAGGTGTGGGTCTTCGACCCGTCGCTGACCCAGGTGGTGCTGGTGAGGCACCGCGTGCGCGGCTGGGTCCCGCCGGGCGGCCAGGTGGAGGACGGCGAGACACTCCGGGAGGCCGCGCTGCGCGAGCTGGCCGAAGAGACCGGTCTGCGGGCCGAGTTGCTCGCAGCGCCCGCCGCCGCCACCCTGCGCGTGTACCGGCCCGAGGGGCAGCCCGTCATGAGCGTGTCCTTCGTGGCCGTCCTCGATCGGGTGATTCCGCTGCGGCCCGAGGCGGGCCAGCCGGCCCGGTGGTGGCCCCTCGACCTGCCGTGGACGGGGTGGTTCGCCGAGGACAGGCCCCGCATGACCGACCGCGCGGTCCGGCTCGCGGCGGCCCGGTCGGCGGGGCGGTCCTAG
- a CDS encoding MFS transporter: protein MTFSSNTTELWRDKPFLLLASARTISILGSGFARIALGFAVLELPGAGPGRLSLVLACQAVPQLVFILVGGVIADRVSRSRLMVVSDVLGAAAYTGLAVLVFTGHAPLYLLCSLAFAAGAASALFLPAMEGLVPLLVPADRLQRANGLLRMGTNSSLLLGLALSGITVAWIGAGWALALNAASFVVSAVLTFRLPRFVRTARTSTGWADLKEGWREFSSRQWLWAVVAQYAIVVAAVNANVGVLGPLVAHRELGGARTWSLIVAAQAVGTVAGAGLAARVRVRRPILVAVLATFPAAAPIALLAASAPIWTIVVAMFFAGVAGDVFGVLWSTTIQREIPEEALSRVSSYDLFGSLAFAPLGLLLAGPVAAGIGLDNALAGCALLVVLATAGALLAPEVRSLTDREVAAKTPVAATAGPEPEVS from the coding sequence GTGACCTTCTCCTCGAACACCACCGAACTCTGGCGCGACAAACCCTTTCTCCTCCTCGCCTCCGCCCGGACGATCTCGATCCTGGGCAGCGGATTCGCCCGGATCGCCCTGGGCTTCGCGGTCCTCGAACTGCCCGGCGCGGGCCCCGGCAGGCTCTCCCTCGTCCTGGCGTGTCAGGCCGTGCCGCAGCTGGTGTTCATCCTCGTCGGAGGGGTCATCGCGGACCGGGTGTCGCGCTCGCGCCTCATGGTGGTGTCCGACGTGCTGGGCGCCGCCGCCTACACGGGCCTCGCGGTCCTGGTGTTCACCGGTCACGCCCCCCTGTACCTGCTCTGTTCGCTGGCCTTCGCGGCCGGGGCGGCGAGCGCGCTGTTCCTCCCGGCGATGGAGGGCCTGGTCCCGCTGCTGGTACCCGCCGACCGGTTGCAGCGCGCCAACGGGCTGCTGCGGATGGGCACCAACTCCTCGCTGCTGCTGGGCCTCGCCCTCTCCGGGATCACCGTCGCCTGGATCGGCGCGGGCTGGGCGCTGGCCCTGAACGCGGCGTCGTTCGTGGTGAGCGCCGTCCTCACGTTCCGGCTGCCGCGCTTCGTGCGCACCGCGAGAACGTCCACGGGATGGGCCGATCTCAAGGAGGGCTGGCGGGAGTTCTCCTCCCGGCAGTGGCTGTGGGCGGTCGTCGCCCAGTACGCGATCGTGGTCGCCGCCGTCAACGCCAACGTCGGCGTGCTGGGACCGCTGGTCGCCCACCGTGAACTGGGCGGCGCCAGGACCTGGTCGCTGATCGTGGCCGCGCAGGCGGTCGGCACCGTCGCGGGCGCGGGCCTGGCCGCCCGGGTGCGGGTCCGCCGCCCGATCCTGGTGGCGGTGCTCGCCACCTTCCCGGCCGCCGCGCCCATCGCGCTGCTCGCCGCGTCGGCCCCGATCTGGACGATCGTGGTGGCGATGTTCTTCGCGGGGGTCGCGGGAGACGTCTTCGGCGTCCTGTGGTCGACCACCATCCAACGGGAGATCCCCGAGGAGGCGCTCTCCCGGGTCAGCTCCTACGACCTGTTCGGCTCCCTCGCCTTCGCGCCGCTCGGGCTGCTGCTCGCCGGTCCCGTCGCCGCAGGCATCGGCCTCGACAACGCCCTCGCGGGCTGCGCCCTCCTCGTCGTCCTGGCCACGGCGGGGGCCCTCCTGGCACCCGAGGTCCGCTCGCTCACCGACCGTGAGGTGGCGGCGAAGACACCGGTCGCGGCCACGGCGGGCCCCGAACCGGAGGTGTCCTGA
- a CDS encoding PadR family transcriptional regulator, whose product MALRNAVMAALLDGEASGYDLAKGFAASVANFWMATPQQIYRELERMEGDGLVAARVVTQQRRPNKRLFSLTEAGLAALRGYVEEAPSKPPAIRDELMVKVQCVDIGDPAPVRAAVVERMERAAVRLARYERMRERLLDGRDEDTYLTGADRVGPFLTLLGGMALERANLQWGESVLKRLDLRHAADGAAPGPP is encoded by the coding sequence GTGGCTCTGCGCAACGCGGTGATGGCCGCGCTTCTGGACGGTGAGGCGTCCGGGTACGACCTCGCCAAGGGCTTCGCGGCCTCCGTCGCCAACTTCTGGATGGCCACCCCGCAGCAGATCTACCGCGAACTGGAACGCATGGAGGGCGACGGGCTGGTCGCGGCCCGCGTGGTGACCCAGCAACGGCGCCCCAACAAGCGGCTGTTCTCGCTGACCGAGGCGGGCCTCGCGGCCCTTCGCGGGTACGTCGAGGAGGCGCCCTCCAAGCCGCCGGCCATCCGGGACGAGCTGATGGTCAAGGTGCAGTGCGTCGACATCGGCGACCCGGCGCCGGTCCGCGCAGCCGTCGTCGAACGGATGGAGCGGGCCGCCGTCAGACTCGCCCGCTACGAACGGATGCGGGAGCGGCTCCTCGACGGCCGCGACGAGGACACCTACCTCACCGGAGCCGACCGTGTCGGCCCCTTTCTCACATTGCTCGGCGGCATGGCACTGGAGCGGGCCAACCTCCAGTGGGGGGAGAGCGTGCTGAAAAGGCTGGACTTGCGGCACGCCGCCGACGGCGCCGCGCCCGGCCCACCGTGA